The region GATCAGGCCGAAATAGGCGGTGAGGCCGGTCATGCCGCAAGCGCCCATCAGCGCGGTCATCGGGATCGGCAGGCCCTGGGGGATGACCGTGGGCGGGAACAACTCGCCCGGCGCCCCGATCAGGCAGTAATCCTGCCAGCCCAGCAGGCCGTTGACCGTATCGCCCACCTGGTAGTCGGGGTTGTTGGAGGCGACGATGGTACCCACCCCGCCGCCCCGCATGACCTCGCCCAGGGCGACGGGAGGCAGGTACTGGTCCATGTCGGACATCCAGATGCGGTTGGTCGGATCCAGCGACAGATAAAGGTTGCGCGCCACCGCCTGGCCCGGGCCGGGGGTGGGGACGGGGGCCTCCACCAGGTCGAAATCGTCGCGGGTCACGCGGCCCACCGGGCGGCGCTTCAAACGGAACTGGCGATTCATGGGCACTCTCCTCCTTGTCGTTGGCGCAGACGATAGACCGAATAGCAGGGACGACAAATGTGTGCGTTGCGAGGGTGCCATTCGATCGCTAATGCTCATGTCATGACCGACCGCCTGTGCCTCACCCTTGCCCAGATCGACTTCACCGTCGGCGACATCGCCGGCAATGTCGCCAAGATCCGCGCCGCCCGCGTCCATGCCGCGGCACAAGGCGCCGACCTGCTGGTCACCACCGAATTGTCGGTCACCGGCTACCCGCCCGAGGATCTGGTGCTGAAGCCGGCCTTCGTGGCCGATGCCCGCGCCGCGGTCGAGGCCCTGGCGCTGGAGACCGCCGACGGCGGCCCGGCGATGCTGGTCGGCACCCCCTGGGTCGAGGACGGCAATCTGCACAATGCGGTGGCGCTGCTCGACGGCGGCCTGATCGCCGCCCTGCGCTTCAAGGTCGACCTGCCCAATTACGGCGTGTTCGACGAGAAGCGCGTCTTCGTGCCGGCCCGGATGCCGGCCCCGGTCATCTTCCGCGGGGTGCGCCTGGGCCTGCCGATTTGCGAGGATGTCTGGACCCCGGCGGTCTGCGCACCCTTGGCCGAACAGGGGGCAGAGATCTTCATCGTGCCCAACGGCAGCCCCTTCGAGGCCGACAAGGATGACGTCCGCATCGATCTGGTGCGCGACCGCGTGGCCGAGACCGGCGTGCCCATGATCTATGTGAACCAGGTCGGTGGCCAGGACGAACTGGTGTTCGACGGGGCGAGCTTTGGCGTCGGTGCCGATGGCGGAAAGCTGTTCCAGATGCCGATCTTCGCCGAGGCGATGGCGACCATCGAACTGCATCGGCTGAAGAACGGCTGGGCCTGCGCCGGCGGCCCCCATGTCGAACTGCCGGAGGGGCTCGGCCAGATCTATGGCGCCATGGTCCTGGGCCTGCGCGACTACGTGACCAAGAACCGCTTCCCCGGCGTGGTGCTGGGCCTCTCGGGCGGTATCGATTCGGCGATTTCGGCGGCGGTGGCGGTCGATGCCCTGGGCGCCGACCGGGTCTGGTGCGTCATGCTGCCGTCGCGCTA is a window of Oleomonas cavernae DNA encoding:
- a CDS encoding NAD+ synthase, which codes for MTDRLCLTLAQIDFTVGDIAGNVAKIRAARVHAAAQGADLLVTTELSVTGYPPEDLVLKPAFVADARAAVEALALETADGGPAMLVGTPWVEDGNLHNAVALLDGGLIAALRFKVDLPNYGVFDEKRVFVPARMPAPVIFRGVRLGLPICEDVWTPAVCAPLAEQGAEIFIVPNGSPFEADKDDVRIDLVRDRVAETGVPMIYVNQVGGQDELVFDGASFGVGADGGKLFQMPIFAEAMATIELHRLKNGWACAGGPHVELPEGLGQIYGAMVLGLRDYVTKNRFPGVVLGLSGGIDSAISAAVAVDALGADRVWCVMLPSRYTGSESLEDAAECARLLGIRLDEIGIEPAVGAFTQMLGPMFNGRKPDITEENIQSRARGLTLMALSNKFGHMVMTTGNKSEVSVGYATLYGDMCGGYSVLKDLYKTTVFALSEWRNKHKPDGALGPDGPVMPQRVITKPPTAELRENQKDQDSLPPYEVLDDILQALVEDEMAFEEVVARGHDPATVRRIEHLLYVAEYKRRQAAPGVKIGRKLFGRDRRYPITNGFRDAH